From the Streptomyces sp. Tu 2975 genome, one window contains:
- a CDS encoding DUF3048 domain-containing protein, giving the protein MNARRRREQKDDGSGRPARRGAVLATLTAAALTMSLYGCTGTEPGPEKTSSAERGTSHFTGLPARQGPVLAVKIDNVRPARPHTGLGAADIVYVEQVESGLSRILAVFSSRMPPQIGPVRSARESDLELLRQFGRPALAYSGAQSALRPLIRSAPVAALPQGEAPDAFVRSGDRPAPHNLYVRPERALAAARDVSDASDIGMRFGPAPGGGRPTEEHTVRYPAARYTFSWSPEQKRWLVSMDGSAARTTDGGRLEASTVVVQHTEVRPSKFRDRSGSVSPYTETVGSGTALVLRDGRAYDARWQRTSADGDTVFTDAAGERLDFAPGQVWVLLTAR; this is encoded by the coding sequence ATGAACGCGAGACGCAGACGGGAACAGAAGGACGACGGCAGTGGCCGGCCGGCACGCAGAGGTGCCGTGCTCGCCACCTTGACCGCTGCCGCACTCACCATGTCGCTCTACGGATGCACCGGCACGGAGCCCGGCCCGGAGAAGACCTCGTCCGCGGAGCGCGGGACGTCGCACTTCACCGGGCTGCCGGCCCGGCAGGGACCGGTGCTCGCCGTCAAGATCGACAACGTCCGGCCGGCCCGCCCGCACACAGGGCTCGGGGCAGCCGACATCGTCTACGTCGAACAGGTCGAATCGGGACTCAGCCGGATACTGGCCGTCTTCTCCTCCCGTATGCCGCCGCAGATCGGTCCGGTGCGCAGCGCGCGGGAGTCCGATCTCGAGCTGCTGCGGCAGTTCGGCAGGCCCGCGCTCGCGTACTCCGGCGCGCAGTCGGCGCTGCGGCCGCTGATCAGGTCCGCACCCGTCGCCGCGCTGCCGCAGGGGGAGGCGCCCGACGCGTTCGTCCGCTCGGGCGACCGCCCGGCGCCGCACAACCTCTACGTGCGCCCCGAACGCGCCCTCGCCGCCGCCCGCGACGTGAGCGACGCGTCGGACATCGGCATGCGCTTCGGCCCCGCTCCCGGCGGCGGCCGGCCGACCGAGGAGCACACCGTTCGCTATCCCGCGGCCCGGTACACCTTCAGCTGGTCACCGGAGCAGAAGCGGTGGCTGGTCTCGATGGACGGGTCCGCCGCGCGGACCACGGACGGGGGACGGCTCGAGGCCTCGACCGTTGTCGTGCAGCACACGGAGGTTCGGCCCTCGAAATTCCGCGACCGGTCCGGCAGCGTGTCGCCGTACACGGAGACGGTCGGCTCGGGCACGGCGCTGGTGCTGCGCGACGGACGTGCCTACGACGCCCGCTGGCAGCGGACGAGCGCGGACGGGGACACCGTCTTCACCGACGCGGCCGGTGAACGGCTCGATTTCGCCCCCGGTCAGGTGTGGGTCCTGCTCACGGCCCGCTGA
- a CDS encoding Tm-1-like ATP-binding domain-containing protein, producing MATVVLVGTLDTKGVEYGWLRERLLAAGVEVLVVDAGVVGEPRIEADVPRSAVARAAGADLAGLRAAADRGTAVTAMARGAAASVLRLYEEGRLHAVLAVGGSGGTSIATRAMRELPLGVPKLMVSSMAAGDVSPYVGASDITMMYSIVDIAGVNSVLAPVLANAAHAAAGMAKGFETHRKTLIPTELAAGGRPLIAASMAGVTTAGVDAARERLTGLGYEVLVFHVSGAGGRTLESLAGQGLFAGVLDLTLSELADDLVGGILTAGPDRLSAAGRRGTPQVVSLGALDMVKFGPLDTLPHHLRARDVQVHNPSITVVRTTAEECAELGRRVAAKLRAATGPAEVCVPLRGLSTLGAPGGPYHDPALDEALFTALRDGLSGSTVEVVEYDTDINNPAFGRAAADRLHRLITADGVPGGRT from the coding sequence ATGGCGACAGTTGTACTGGTGGGCACGCTGGACACCAAGGGTGTGGAGTACGGCTGGCTGCGTGAGCGGCTGCTGGCCGCCGGGGTCGAGGTGCTGGTGGTCGACGCCGGCGTGGTGGGCGAGCCACGGATCGAGGCCGATGTGCCGCGTTCCGCAGTGGCCCGCGCTGCCGGCGCCGACCTGGCCGGGCTACGGGCGGCGGCGGACCGCGGCACGGCCGTGACGGCCATGGCCCGCGGGGCCGCCGCGAGCGTGCTGCGGCTGTACGAGGAGGGCCGGCTGCACGCCGTTCTCGCCGTCGGCGGCAGTGGCGGAACCTCGATCGCGACCAGGGCGATGAGGGAACTTCCGCTGGGCGTACCGAAGTTGATGGTCTCCTCGATGGCCGCCGGTGATGTGTCGCCCTATGTCGGGGCGTCCGACATCACCATGATGTACAGCATCGTCGACATCGCCGGCGTCAACAGCGTCCTGGCACCGGTACTGGCGAACGCCGCGCACGCGGCGGCCGGCATGGCGAAAGGTTTCGAAACACACCGAAAGACGCTGATCCCCACGGAGCTCGCCGCGGGCGGCAGGCCGCTCATAGCCGCGAGCATGGCGGGCGTGACGACCGCGGGTGTCGACGCGGCCCGCGAACGGCTGACCGGCCTGGGCTACGAGGTCCTGGTGTTCCACGTCAGCGGGGCCGGCGGCCGGACTCTGGAGTCGTTGGCCGGGCAGGGGCTGTTCGCGGGCGTGCTGGACCTGACCCTGAGCGAGCTCGCCGACGACCTGGTCGGCGGGATCCTGACCGCGGGACCGGACCGGCTGAGCGCCGCCGGACGCCGCGGCACTCCCCAGGTGGTGAGCCTGGGAGCCCTCGACATGGTGAAGTTCGGTCCGCTCGACACCCTCCCCCACCATCTGCGGGCACGCGATGTGCAGGTGCACAACCCGTCGATCACCGTGGTCCGCACGACGGCGGAGGAGTGTGCCGAGCTCGGCCGCCGCGTCGCCGCCAAGCTACGGGCGGCCACCGGTCCGGCCGAGGTGTGCGTACCGCTGCGTGGCCTGTCGACGCTCGGCGCGCCGGGCGGCCCGTACCACGATCCGGCCTTGGACGAGGCGCTGTTCACCGCCCTGCGGGACGGTCTGTCCGGCAGCACCGTCGAAGTGGTCGAGTACGACACGGACATCAACAATCCGGCATTCGGCCGGGCGGCTGCGGACCGCCTGCACCGCCTGATCACCGCGGACGGGGTCCCCGGCGGCCGCACCTGA
- a CDS encoding LacI family DNA-binding transcriptional regulator — MRPADVQSRPEDPSSDETVEGGATLAEIARAAGVSAPTVSKVLNGRADVAAATRTRVEELLRRHGYRRRRGASQQSRMIDLVFHELESSWAMEVIRGVENVAREEGLSLVLSESAGRLMPGQTWVDGVLARRPAGVILVLSDLDPAQRAQLTSRDIPFVVVDPAGDPGDDVPSVGATNWQGGLAATRHLLELGHRRVGVIGGPSRMMCSRARIDGYRSALESAGVTVDAELVREGDFHHEAGYAAGLELLRLPQPPTAVFTGNDLQALGLYEAARELGVRIPEDLSVVGFDDLPLARWVGPPLTTVRQPLTEMAEAAARLVLDLGRGRRPAATRIDLATSLVVRNSTAPPAV, encoded by the coding sequence ATGAGACCCGCAGACGTCCAGTCCCGACCGGAGGATCCGTCCTCGGACGAAACGGTCGAGGGCGGTGCCACACTGGCCGAGATCGCCCGCGCGGCCGGCGTGTCGGCTCCGACAGTTTCGAAAGTCCTCAACGGGCGAGCCGATGTCGCCGCCGCCACCCGCACCCGGGTGGAGGAGCTGTTGCGCCGCCACGGCTACCGCCGGCGGCGCGGCGCCTCGCAGCAGTCCCGGATGATCGACCTCGTCTTCCACGAGCTGGAGAGCTCATGGGCCATGGAGGTCATCCGCGGGGTGGAGAACGTGGCACGGGAGGAGGGGCTGTCCCTGGTCCTCTCGGAGAGCGCCGGGCGGCTCATGCCCGGCCAGACCTGGGTGGACGGGGTCCTCGCCCGCCGCCCCGCCGGGGTGATCCTGGTCCTCTCCGACCTCGACCCGGCCCAGCGCGCCCAGCTGACCAGCCGCGACATCCCGTTCGTCGTGGTGGACCCCGCCGGCGACCCCGGTGACGACGTGCCCTCGGTCGGCGCCACCAACTGGCAGGGCGGCCTGGCCGCCACCCGGCACCTGCTCGAGCTCGGCCACCGCCGCGTCGGCGTGATCGGCGGCCCCTCCCGGATGATGTGCAGCCGCGCCCGTATCGACGGCTACCGCTCGGCCCTCGAGAGCGCAGGCGTGACGGTCGACGCGGAGCTGGTGCGGGAGGGCGACTTCCACCACGAGGCGGGCTACGCCGCCGGGCTCGAACTGCTGCGGCTGCCGCAGCCCCCGACCGCGGTCTTCACCGGCAACGACCTCCAGGCCCTCGGTCTCTACGAGGCGGCCAGGGAGCTCGGGGTACGGATCCCGGAGGACCTGAGCGTCGTGGGCTTCGACGATCTGCCGCTGGCCCGCTGGGTGGGCCCGCCGCTCACCACCGTGCGACAGCCGCTGACGGAGATGGCCGAGGCCGCCGCGCGGCTCGTGCTGGACCTCGGTCGCGGCCGGCGGCCGGCCGCGACCCGGATCGACCTGGCGACCAGCCTGGTGGTCCGCAACAGCACGGCACCACCCGCCGTCTGA
- a CDS encoding sugar ABC transporter permease, with the protein MTSASTPLEKQRSRAAAATKRGRRTAAGQGFGRPSVTWALPGILFFGLFAIVPMALAVYLSFCSWDGLTSPTPVGLDNWTRLFKDPEFRQAGWLSLLLTVISWAFQTPIALMLGVWAAGRQRNRAVLSAIFFVPLLLSTTAIAVLFHSLLDPNFGVIKEIGPWFGIDPNILGSSTGALLTVAFVGGWQFMPFHTLIYQGGTRQIPHVLYQAASIDGAGPVRQFFSITLPQLRNTVTTSSVLMIVGSLTYFDTVLIMTKGGPGTDTTIVPYLMYRTGFQSYDLGYASAIATALVVVATALSLLMVKFSGFGSMRSTREGM; encoded by the coding sequence ATGACATCAGCTTCCACACCGCTCGAGAAGCAGCGGAGCAGAGCGGCGGCCGCCACGAAGCGCGGCCGCCGCACTGCGGCGGGCCAGGGCTTCGGCCGCCCCTCCGTCACCTGGGCACTGCCCGGCATCCTCTTCTTCGGGCTCTTCGCGATCGTGCCGATGGCGCTGGCCGTCTATCTGTCCTTCTGCTCCTGGGACGGCCTCACCTCGCCGACTCCCGTCGGGCTCGACAACTGGACGCGGCTGTTCAAGGATCCGGAGTTCCGCCAGGCCGGCTGGCTCAGCCTGCTGCTGACCGTCATCAGCTGGGCCTTCCAGACGCCCATCGCGCTGATGCTGGGCGTATGGGCGGCGGGCCGGCAGCGTAACCGTGCCGTGCTCTCCGCCATCTTCTTCGTCCCCCTGCTGCTGTCCACCACGGCGATAGCGGTGCTCTTCCACTCGCTCCTCGACCCCAACTTCGGTGTGATCAAGGAGATCGGGCCCTGGTTCGGGATCGACCCCAACATCCTGGGCTCGTCCACCGGAGCGCTGCTCACCGTGGCCTTCGTCGGGGGCTGGCAGTTCATGCCGTTCCACACCCTGATCTATCAGGGCGGCACCCGGCAGATCCCGCACGTGCTCTACCAGGCGGCCTCGATCGACGGCGCGGGACCGGTCCGGCAGTTCTTCTCGATCACACTGCCCCAGCTGCGCAACACCGTCACCACGTCGTCGGTGCTGATGATCGTCGGCTCACTGACGTACTTCGACACCGTGCTCATCATGACCAAGGGCGGACCCGGCACCGACACCACGATCGTGCCCTACCTGATGTACCGCACCGGTTTCCAGAGCTACGACCTCGGCTATGCCAGCGCCATCGCCACGGCGCTCGTCGTGGTGGCGACCGCCCTGTCCCTGCTGATGGTGAAGTTCAGCGGATTCGGGTCCATGCGCTCCACCAGGGAAGGGATGTGA
- a CDS encoding carbohydrate ABC transporter permease, whose amino-acid sequence MSAQLNTARTVRRTRRRRPKGNPLIGLGALAWLVIVLVPLYTLLSSSLTRQDQAGSGNPLAFPTEPTLENYNTVLSSGFLTLLTNTAVVAVATVAIVLALSVPLAYVAVRTRSRLSSMAFRTFLLGVAIPAQAVVVPLYLLIAEMGLYDSLAAVILPTAAFSMPVAVLVLTSTLRDISEELYEAMGLDGATPLRMLWQLAVPMSRAGISTVAIFSALQAWNGFLFPLILTQSEEQRVLTLGLFNFMGQFGLNVPALLAAVVLSVIPIFTVYLFARRALVNGLMGVGGK is encoded by the coding sequence GTGTCCGCACAGCTGAACACCGCAAGGACCGTGCGCAGGACCCGCCGGCGCCGGCCGAAGGGCAACCCGCTCATCGGCCTGGGAGCACTGGCCTGGCTCGTCATCGTGCTGGTGCCGCTCTACACCCTGCTCTCCTCCTCGCTGACCCGGCAGGACCAGGCGGGCAGCGGTAACCCGCTGGCCTTCCCCACCGAGCCCACGCTCGAGAACTACAACACCGTGCTCAGCAGCGGCTTCCTCACCCTGCTGACCAACACCGCCGTCGTGGCCGTCGCCACGGTCGCCATCGTGCTGGCGCTCTCCGTCCCGCTCGCCTATGTGGCCGTGCGCACCAGGAGCCGACTGTCGTCGATGGCCTTCCGGACCTTCCTGCTGGGCGTCGCCATCCCGGCCCAGGCCGTCGTCGTGCCGCTGTACCTGCTGATCGCCGAGATGGGCCTGTACGACTCGCTGGCAGCGGTGATCCTGCCGACCGCCGCGTTCTCGATGCCGGTCGCCGTGCTGGTGCTCACCTCGACGCTTCGTGACATCTCGGAGGAGCTGTACGAGGCGATGGGGCTGGACGGCGCCACACCGCTGCGCATGCTGTGGCAGCTCGCGGTGCCGATGTCGCGGGCGGGGATCAGCACCGTCGCGATCTTCTCGGCACTGCAGGCGTGGAACGGCTTCCTGTTCCCGCTGATCCTCACCCAGTCCGAGGAGCAGCGTGTGCTGACGCTCGGGCTGTTCAACTTCATGGGCCAGTTCGGGCTCAACGTCCCCGCCCTGCTCGCGGCCGTCGTGCTGTCCGTGATCCCCATCTTCACGGTCTATCTCTTCGCCAGGCGCGCGCTGGTCAACGGCCTGATGGGCGTCGGCGGCAAGTAA
- a CDS encoding glycoside hydrolase family 3 N-terminal domain-containing protein, which produces MAIPHAPDAPTAAPDAEGPWRDPSLSAAERVDDLMGRMTLEEKTAQLYGVWVGADGDGNGVAPHQNDMVDPVDWDSLITRGLGQLTRPFGTAPVDPATGAVALARAQREIADANRFGIPALAHEECLAGFTAWSATAYPVPLAWGATFDPGLVAGMARRIGEDMRAVGVHQGLAPVLDVVRDLRWGRVEETIGEDPYLVATLGTAYVRGLQSAGIIATLKHFAGYSASAGARNLAPVRAGARELADVILPPFEMALRDGGARSVMHSYAEIDGVPAAADTRLLTELLREIWGFDGTVVADYFGIGFLETLHKVAAGPGDAARLALTAGVDVELPTVRSYGDALVEAVRDGLVPEALVDRALRRVLLQKCELGLLDPDWSPLPPVLRGADGEADSVRGTVDLDPPANREAARLVAEQSCVLLANDGGVLPLRDTARIAVVGPRADDPLAMLGCYSFPSHVGVSHPEVPLGVDIPTVLAALAAEFPGAAVRHAAGCDVDGPDTSGIAEAVRLAQDADVCVAVLGDRAGLFGRGTSGEGCDAADLSLPGVQAELLDALVATGIPVVAVLVTGRPYALGRWADRLAAVMQAFFPGEEGGPALAGVLSGRVNPSGRLPVGVPYGPGGQPWTYLQPPLGLAGGVSNLDPTPLFAFGHGLSYTTFRWEAGPPAPAELPTDGSADIGVVVRNTGDRDGAEVVQLYLHDPVAQTTRPQVRLIGYARVELAAGRAAEVRFRFHADLTSFTGVGGRRIVEPGDLELRFATSSAPGDVRHTVRLRLTGQERTAGHDRTLHCATVVEPVAG; this is translated from the coding sequence ATGGCCATTCCGCATGCCCCGGACGCGCCCACCGCGGCCCCCGACGCCGAAGGTCCCTGGCGCGACCCCTCGCTCAGTGCCGCAGAACGGGTCGACGACCTCATGGGCAGAATGACCCTCGAAGAGAAGACGGCCCAGCTCTACGGCGTGTGGGTGGGCGCCGACGGCGACGGCAACGGTGTGGCGCCCCACCAGAACGACATGGTCGACCCGGTCGACTGGGACAGCCTCATCACCCGTGGACTCGGCCAGCTCACCCGGCCGTTCGGTACCGCTCCCGTGGACCCGGCGACCGGCGCGGTGGCACTGGCCCGCGCACAGCGGGAGATCGCCGACGCGAACCGCTTCGGCATCCCGGCTCTTGCCCACGAGGAGTGCCTGGCCGGTTTCACCGCATGGTCCGCCACCGCCTACCCCGTACCGCTGGCCTGGGGTGCCACCTTCGACCCCGGCCTGGTCGCCGGCATGGCGCGCCGCATCGGCGAGGACATGCGTGCCGTCGGCGTGCACCAGGGACTCGCCCCCGTCCTCGACGTCGTCCGCGACCTGCGCTGGGGCCGGGTGGAGGAGACGATCGGCGAGGACCCCTATCTCGTCGCCACCCTCGGAACCGCCTATGTGCGCGGCCTGCAGTCCGCCGGGATCATCGCCACCCTCAAGCACTTCGCCGGCTACTCGGCGTCCGCCGGTGCCCGCAACCTCGCCCCGGTCCGCGCCGGCGCGCGCGAGCTCGCGGACGTCATCCTCCCGCCGTTCGAGATGGCCCTGCGGGACGGCGGCGCCCGCTCCGTGATGCACTCCTACGCCGAGATCGACGGGGTCCCGGCCGCGGCGGACACCCGGCTGCTGACCGAACTCCTGAGGGAGATCTGGGGCTTCGACGGCACGGTCGTCGCCGACTACTTCGGCATCGGTTTCCTCGAGACCCTCCACAAGGTCGCCGCGGGGCCCGGCGACGCCGCAAGGCTCGCCCTGACCGCCGGGGTCGACGTCGAACTGCCGACCGTCCGCTCCTACGGCGACGCACTCGTCGAAGCGGTACGGGACGGGCTGGTGCCCGAGGCGCTCGTCGACCGCGCGCTGCGCCGGGTCCTGCTCCAGAAGTGCGAACTGGGCCTGCTCGACCCCGACTGGTCCCCGCTGCCCCCGGTGCTCCGGGGAGCGGACGGCGAGGCGGACAGCGTGCGTGGCACCGTCGACCTCGACCCGCCCGCCAACCGGGAGGCCGCCCGCCTCGTCGCCGAGCAGTCCTGCGTGCTGCTCGCCAACGACGGCGGCGTGCTGCCGCTCCGCGACACCGCCCGGATCGCGGTCGTCGGACCGCGTGCCGACGATCCGCTGGCCATGCTCGGCTGCTACTCCTTCCCCAGCCATGTCGGTGTCTCGCACCCCGAGGTTCCGCTCGGCGTGGACATTCCGACCGTGCTGGCGGCGCTGGCCGCCGAGTTCCCCGGTGCCGCGGTCCGCCACGCCGCCGGCTGCGACGTCGACGGGCCCGACACCTCCGGCATCGCCGAGGCGGTACGTCTCGCGCAGGACGCCGACGTGTGCGTGGCCGTGCTGGGTGACCGCGCCGGGCTCTTCGGCCGCGGCACCTCCGGCGAGGGATGCGACGCGGCCGACCTCTCGCTGCCCGGTGTCCAGGCAGAGCTGCTCGACGCCCTGGTCGCCACCGGCATTCCCGTGGTGGCCGTGCTGGTGACGGGCCGTCCGTACGCGCTCGGCCGCTGGGCGGACCGGCTTGCGGCGGTGATGCAGGCGTTCTTCCCCGGCGAGGAGGGCGGCCCCGCACTGGCCGGGGTGCTCTCCGGGCGCGTCAACCCGTCCGGCAGGCTGCCGGTCGGTGTGCCGTACGGGCCGGGCGGACAGCCCTGGACGTACCTCCAGCCGCCGCTCGGACTGGCCGGCGGGGTCAGCAACCTCGATCCCACACCGCTCTTCGCCTTCGGGCACGGACTCTCCTACACGACCTTCCGGTGGGAGGCCGGACCGCCCGCTCCCGCGGAGCTCCCCACCGACGGGTCCGCGGACATCGGTGTGGTCGTGCGCAACACAGGAGACCGTGACGGCGCCGAGGTCGTCCAGCTCTATCTGCACGACCCTGTCGCCCAGACCACCCGGCCGCAGGTCCGGCTGATCGGCTACGCCAGGGTGGAGCTCGCGGCCGGCCGGGCGGCGGAGGTCCGCTTCCGCTTCCACGCCGACCTGACGTCCTTCACGGGCGTCGGCGGGCGCCGGATCGTCGAACCGGGCGACCTCGAGCTGCGCTTCGCGACGTCCAGCGCGCCCGGCGACGTCCGGCACACGGTACGGCTGCGCCTGACCGGCCAGGAGCGGACGGCCGGCCACGACCGCACGCTGCACTGCGCCACCGTCGTCGAACCGGTCGCCGGCTGA